A stretch of the Pongo pygmaeus isolate AG05252 chromosome 16, NHGRI_mPonPyg2-v2.0_pri, whole genome shotgun sequence genome encodes the following:
- the CSK gene encoding tyrosine-protein kinase CSK → MSAIQAAWPSGTECIAKYNFHGTAEQDLPFCKGDVLTIVAVTKDPNWYKAKNKVGREGIIPANYVQKREGVKAGTKLSLMPWFHGKITREQAERLLYPPETGLFLVRESTNYPGDYTLCVSCDGKVEHYRIMYHASKLSIDEEVYFENLMQLVEHYTSDADGLCTRLIKPKVMEGTVAAQDEFYRSGWALNMKELKLLQTIGKGEFGDVMLGDYRGNKVAVKCIKNDATAQAFLAEASVMTQLRHSNLVQLLGVIVEEKGGLYIVTEYMAKGSLVDYLRSRGRSVLGGDCLLKFSLDVCEAMEYLEGNNFVHRDLAARNVLVSEDNVAKVSDFGLTKEASSTQDTGKLPVKWTAPEALREKKFSTKSDVWSFGILLWEIYSFGRVPYPRIPLKDVVPRVEKGYKMDAPDGCPPAVYEVMKNCWHLDAAMRPSFLQLREQLEHIKTHELHL, encoded by the exons ATGTCAGCAATACAG GCCGCCTGGCCATCCGGTACAGAATGTATTGCCAAGTACAACTTCCACGGCACTGCCGAGCAGGACCTGCCCTTCTGCAAAGGAGACGTGCTCACCATTGTGGCCGTCACCAAG GACCCCAACTGGTACAAAGCCAAAAACAAGGTGGGCCGTGAGGGCATCATCCCAGCCAACTACGTCCAGAAGCGGGAGGGCGTGAAGGCGGGTACCAAACTCAGCCTCATGCC TTGGTTCCACGGCAAGATCACACGGGAGCAGGCTGAGCGGCTTCTGTACCCGCCGGAGACAGGCCTGTTCCTGGTGCGGGAGAGCACCAACTACCCTGGAGACTACACGCTGTGCGTGAGCTGCGACGGCAAGGTGGAGCACTACCGCATCATGTACCATGCCAGCAAGCTCAGCATCGACGAGGAGGTGTACTTTGAGAACCTCATGCAGCTGGTGGAG CACTACACCTCAGACGCAGATGGGCTCTGTACGCGCCTCATTAAACCAAAGGTCATGGAGGGCACGGTGGCGGCCCAGGATGAGTTCTACCGCA GCGGCTGGGCCCTGAACATGAAGGAGCTGAAGCTGCTGCAGACCATCGGCAAGGGGGAGTTTGGAG ACGTGATGCTGGGCGATTACCGAGGGAACAAAGTCGCTGTCAAGTGCATTAAGAACGACGCCACTGCCCAGGCCTTCCTGGCTGAAGCCTCAGTCATGAC GCAACTGCGGCATAGCAACCTGGTGCAGCTCCTGGGCGTGATCGTGGAGGAGAAGGGCGGGCTCTACATCGTCACTGAGTACATGGCCAAG GGGAGCCTCGTGGACTACTTGCGGTCTCGGGGTCGGTCAGTGCTGGGCGgagactgtctcctcaagttcTCGCT AGATGTCTGTGAGGCCATGGAGTACCTGGAGGGCAACAACTTCGTGCATCGAGACCTGGCTGCCCGCAATGTGCTGGTGTCTGAGGACAACGTGGCCAAGGTCAGCGACTTTGGTCTCACCAAGGAGGCGTCCAGCACCCAGGACACGGGCAAGCTGCCAGTCAAGTGGACAGCCCCTGAGGCCCTGAGAGAGAAG AAATTCTCCACTAAGTCTGACGTGTGGAGTTTCGGAATCCTTCTCTGGGAAATCTACTCCTTTGGGCGAGTGCCTTATCCAAGAATT CCCCTGAAGGACGTCGTCCCTCGGGTGGAGAAGGGCTACAAGATGGATGCCCCCGACGGCTGCCCGCCCGCAGTCTATGAGGTCATGAAGAACTGCTGGCACCTGGACGCCGCCATGCGGCCCTCCTTCCTACAGCTCCGAGAGCAGCTTGAGCACATCAAAACCCACGAGCTGCACCTGTGA